CCCGCTCCAGCGCGTCCGGCGTGTGGGCGTAGTCCAGCAGCACCGTGGCGCATTCCGGTGGCCCCGCCGTGCGCTCCAGCCGCCCCGGCACCTGCGGCAGCGTCCCCAGCCGTTCGGCGATGCGCGCCGCGTTCCATCCCAGCGACCAGAGCACCGCCGCCGCGGCCACCGCGTTCGACACGTTGAAGGTGCCGAAGATGGGGAGCGCCACCTGCGCCGCCCCGTCCGGCGTCCGCAGCGTGAACTGCATCCCGCCCGATCCCACGCGAACCGCCTCCGCGCGCACGTCCGCGGCCTGGTCCACACCGAAGGTGATCGTCCGCCCGACCGTCGCCTTCACGCCTGCCCAGGCGGGATCGTCCGCGTTCACGATGGCGCCGCCGGTGGGCTTGACCAGGTCCAGGAGGCGCAGCTTGGCCGCGCGATACGCCTCCATCGTCTCGTGATAGTCGAGATGGTCCTGCGTCAGGTTGGTGAACACCGCCGCGTCGAATCTCACTGCAGCGAGACGACCCTGGTCCAGCGCGTGGGACGATACCTCCATCGCCACGCGCGATACGCCCTCGTCCGCGAAGCGGCGCATCCAGCGCGCGGCCTCCACCGGCCCAGGCGTGGTCAGCCCCTCCGTCCCGGGAATCACCTGCCCATCCGCCCCGATCGCCCCCAAAGTGCCGACGTAGCCGCTGGGGCCGTCCGCCGCCAGCAGGTGCCGCAGCATCGCCGCGCTCGTCGTCTTCCCGTTGGTTCCAGTGACGCCCACCAGCGTCATCGCGTCCCACGGATCGCCGAAGAACTCCGCCGCGGCGTAGGCGGTCGCCAATCGCCCGTTGTTGACGTGGATGCGCGGGATGGGCGCGAACTCGTCCATTCGCTCCACCGTCGCCCCCGCCGCGCCGGACTCCGCCACGGCGGGGAGAAAGCCATGGCTGTCGCTCGCCGTGCCGACGACGGCGCAGAACAGCGACCGCGGGCCGGCCGCACGGGAATCGGCGGTGACGTCGGTGACGATGCCCGCGGCGGCTTCCGCAGACAAACGGCGGGCGCCCGCGAGCAGGTTCTCGCGGGCGAGGCGCGCCTCGATCCGGCCCAGGGTGCTCGTGCGGCCACTCATCGGCTGTCGCCCACGATCACCAGCGTGTCTCCCCGGGCGACCGGCTGCCCGGCTGCCGGCCGAGTGGAGGCGACGAATCCGCCCCCTCGCACCCTCACGCGGACGCCGAGCGCGTGGAGCCGGCGGGCCGCGTCGCGCAGGGGAAGACCCGACAGGTCCGGCATGGCGACGGGCGCCCCGGGCCGCTCGTCCACCGCCCGGCCCACGTTGTCGGTGGAGACGAAGACGTAGACGCCCTCGGAGCCGGACGGCGGCGGATCGGCGCGCCGCGTCCCCGCCGCGCGCGCCGGCGACTGCGCGGGAAGCCGTGTCGCCAGCAGGCTGCGGCGGTCCA
This genomic window from Longimicrobium sp. contains:
- a CDS encoding PASTA domain-containing protein, producing DRRSLLATRLPAQSPARAAGTRRADPPPSGSEGVYVFVSTDNVGRAVDERPGAPVAMPDLSGLPLRDAARRLHALGVRVRVRGGGFVASTRPAAGQPVARGDTLVIVGDSR
- a CDS encoding UDP-N-acetylmuramoyl-L-alanyl-D-glutamate--2,6-diaminopimelate ligase; protein product: MSGRTSTLGRIEARLARENLLAGARRLSAEAAAGIVTDVTADSRAAGPRSLFCAVVGTASDSHGFLPAVAESGAAGATVERMDEFAPIPRIHVNNGRLATAYAAAEFFGDPWDAMTLVGVTGTNGKTTSAAMLRHLLAADGPSGYVGTLGAIGADGQVIPGTEGLTTPGPVEAARWMRRFADEGVSRVAMEVSSHALDQGRLAAVRFDAAVFTNLTQDHLDYHETMEAYRAAKLRLLDLVKPTGGAIVNADDPAWAGVKATVGRTITFGVDQAADVRAEAVRVGSGGMQFTLRTPDGAAQVALPIFGTFNVSNAVAAAAVLWSLGWNAARIAERLGTLPQVPGRLERTAGPPECATVLLDYAHTPDALERALQAVRPLVTGRLIVVFGAGGDRDSAKRPLMGKAAAENADLVIVTSDNPRTEDPERIIDDVESGMGSAPRRRISDRREAIRTALTEGRTDDLVLLAGKGHETYQIVGTEKRPFDERTVVREILAELKTAAGGAV